A stretch of the Rufibacter tibetensis genome encodes the following:
- a CDS encoding TonB-dependent receptor: MTGTIQNAADSTALPGAIVLLQQSDVTSPAAASTDVDGKFRFERIAPGEYIVKVTYFGFKSLTKSVRVDQRSVDLGTLLLQEEPTAIREILIIGHMALGEQLGDTTQFNAGAFKVNPSASAEDLVQKMPGITIQDGKIQAQGEDVQEILVDGKRFFEGDVDAALRNLPAEVIQNIQIFDKQSDQAEFSGFNDGKRARTINIVTKPERRRGQFGQASAGYGTDSRYMLGASVNFFSGHRRLTVTGIRNNINVSDYSIGETPGGGMRGRRGGSNGIITSNRIGLNFSDEWRGRIEISGNYVLDYKQFEQGQRKERNYFLSATSADSGRVYSENSNSLNADTRQRFTMRLKYAMNDRNEILFKPNFSIRTGNSDTYFFGRTSNGNGPINQTENNAYGNEAGLEGESDLHFRHRFTKKGRTFSTSLKNNFSTGEGESYRVAENIFHNQENPFETLDQYRNNDSRGYAWEANASFTEPIGRNARMQLEYQISNKVDDADRRTFYLAEQTGHYTLLDTTLSNSFKSDYLTQQIKFGYQYNAKRFRLEGKAELQKAKLENNQEFPQAYGMERVFYSVLPSAELEYTFSASRNLRLEYQTNTTAPSFSQLQDVIDQSNPLHIRSGNPDLKQSYQNRISLRYRGFNPQTNKVFYVGLRGSITQNNITNSTVIADRAIALSDEVELKEGSQFTRPVNLDEDYWDLRTFFNYGQPVHFIKSKVSFSGSVGFSKRPGIINERTNISKATNFRLGVSLSSNISEEVDFNLSTNSNYNMVENTLLPQKNNNYFNQSTNLKYTWAFLNGFVYRTELNHQFNAGLSAGYDNSYLLWNMSLSKKVFADKSGEISLSVNDLLEQNNSITRNVTELYIEDVQSSILQRFLMLTFTYSIKNFAGGTK; this comes from the coding sequence GTGACAGGCACAATTCAAAATGCAGCAGATTCAACAGCGTTGCCAGGTGCCATTGTTTTGCTTCAGCAATCGGATGTCACTTCTCCTGCGGCTGCGTCGACGGATGTGGATGGTAAATTCAGGTTTGAGCGCATAGCTCCGGGAGAGTACATAGTAAAGGTGACCTACTTTGGATTCAAATCACTTACAAAGTCAGTAAGGGTAGACCAGAGGTCAGTAGACCTGGGAACGTTGCTTTTACAGGAAGAACCTACAGCGATAAGGGAGATATTGATTATAGGGCATATGGCGCTTGGGGAACAGCTGGGGGATACCACGCAGTTCAACGCTGGCGCCTTTAAGGTTAACCCAAGTGCCAGCGCAGAGGACCTCGTGCAGAAAATGCCTGGCATAACCATACAGGATGGAAAGATACAGGCGCAAGGCGAAGATGTACAGGAGATCCTGGTGGATGGGAAACGCTTTTTCGAAGGTGACGTGGACGCTGCTTTGCGCAACCTGCCGGCAGAGGTGATCCAAAATATCCAGATATTTGACAAGCAGAGCGACCAGGCTGAGTTTAGTGGGTTTAATGATGGCAAAAGGGCCAGGACAATCAACATTGTCACCAAACCTGAGCGCAGGCGGGGGCAGTTTGGGCAAGCATCCGCGGGCTATGGAACAGATAGCCGTTATATGCTGGGGGCCAGCGTGAACTTCTTCAGTGGTCACAGGCGCCTTACAGTTACGGGCATAAGAAATAACATAAACGTATCGGACTACTCAATAGGTGAGACCCCGGGTGGAGGCATGAGAGGCCGTAGAGGAGGCTCTAACGGAATCATCACATCAAACAGGATAGGGCTTAACTTTAGTGATGAGTGGAGGGGCAGGATTGAAATCAGCGGGAACTATGTTCTAGATTATAAACAGTTTGAGCAAGGCCAAAGAAAGGAAAGAAATTATTTTCTTTCAGCCACATCCGCTGATTCCGGAAGAGTCTACTCAGAAAACAGCAACAGTTTGAATGCTGATACAAGGCAGCGTTTCACCATGCGGCTGAAGTACGCCATGAATGACCGCAACGAAATCCTGTTCAAACCTAATTTCTCGATCCGGACAGGAAACTCCGACACCTATTTCTTTGGCCGCACAAGTAACGGCAATGGCCCCATCAACCAGACGGAAAATAATGCCTATGGCAATGAAGCTGGCCTTGAAGGGGAAAGCGATCTCCATTTCAGGCATCGTTTCACCAAAAAGGGGCGTACTTTTTCCACCAGCCTTAAAAACAATTTCAGCACCGGTGAAGGTGAAAGCTACAGGGTTGCAGAAAACATATTCCATAACCAGGAGAACCCATTTGAAACACTGGATCAGTACAGGAACAACGACAGCAGGGGTTACGCCTGGGAAGCCAATGCCTCCTTTACTGAACCTATTGGCAGGAACGCCAGAATGCAACTGGAGTACCAGATCAGTAATAAGGTAGACGACGCTGACAGACGCACTTTCTACCTGGCGGAGCAGACTGGCCACTACACTCTTCTGGATACTACGCTTAGCAATAGCTTCAAGAGTGATTACCTGACACAGCAAATCAAGTTTGGGTACCAGTACAATGCAAAAAGATTCAGGCTGGAAGGTAAGGCGGAACTCCAGAAAGCGAAATTAGAGAACAACCAGGAGTTTCCACAGGCATATGGAATGGAACGCGTTTTCTACAGCGTACTTCCATCCGCAGAACTTGAGTATACCTTTTCCGCATCACGTAATCTCCGTTTGGAATACCAAACCAATACCACTGCCCCTTCATTCAGCCAGCTGCAGGATGTGATAGACCAGTCCAATCCGCTTCATATCAGATCGGGAAACCCTGATTTGAAGCAGTCATACCAGAACAGGATATCTTTGAGATACCGGGGTTTCAATCCTCAGACGAATAAAGTCTTTTACGTTGGCTTAAGAGGTTCCATAACCCAAAACAACATTACCAACAGTACAGTCATAGCTGACAGAGCTATTGCACTAAGTGATGAGGTTGAGTTAAAAGAGGGTTCCCAATTTACCCGCCCTGTTAACTTAGATGAAGATTATTGGGATTTAAGAACCTTCTTCAACTATGGGCAGCCGGTACATTTCATAAAATCCAAGGTAAGCTTCAGTGGTTCCGTGGGTTTTTCCAAACGCCCAGGGATCATCAATGAGCGTACAAACATTTCCAAAGCCACCAACTTCAGGTTGGGTGTTTCCCTTAGCAGTAACATAAGCGAGGAAGTAGATTTCAATCTATCCACTAACTCAAACTATAATATGGTGGAAAACACGCTTCTCCCCCAAAAAAACAACAATTATTTCAACCAAAGCACAAACTTGAAATACACCTGGGCTTTCCTCAATGGGTTTGTTTACCGCACGGAGCTAAACCACCAGTTCAACGCCGGGCTTTCGGCGGGATATGACAACAGTTATCTGCTCTGGAATATGAGTTTGAGCAAGAAAGTTTTCGCTGATAAGAGTGGGGAGATAAGTTTGAGCGTAAACGACCTGCTGGAGCAGAATAACAGCATCACCCGCAATGTGACCGAATTATACATAGAGGATGTGCAGTCATCCATCCTGCAGCGGTTCCTTATGCTCACCTTCACGTATAGCATCAAAAATTTTGCAGGTGGTACTAAATAA
- a CDS encoding pectinesterase family protein, translating to MMSLVKSAFMGGLFLFLLTLSATAYPMSTLAPDITVASDGSGNFKTVSEALASLEITDTHRVVIFIRDGVYAEQVNITRPNVTLRGESRRGTRIAFDLPRRDPKATAPPADLRGVLNVFADGIVLENLTVQNTYPFRRHTFTLYGRGSFILTTNCDFIAEGNDTVALWARGGGLYYHANCHFQGNIDYLCPRGWCYVTNSSFFEVDTRAALWHDGGKDPRKKLVIKNSTFDGAKEYALGRYPRDSQFYLIGCQFSETTKDVLDTNAPAIPTDDFRWGRRVFFYNCHRAGGDAAWHADNLGAAAGSPKPSDITASWTFENRWDPERTDAPQVTEVRIGSRERVVEVIFSEPVTVRGLPVLRTSQGKALPWTEVNGTNTVTFALLDKDDAPAALELGQGMIFASLATTQLRKADIRLPLPMKNKRRSFRKGGR from the coding sequence ATGATGTCCTTGGTCAAATCGGCGTTTATGGGCGGGCTCTTCCTTTTCCTGCTAACTCTATCGGCCACTGCTTACCCGATGTCAACCCTTGCTCCGGACATAACGGTAGCCAGTGACGGTTCCGGAAACTTTAAAACAGTTTCGGAGGCATTGGCTTCGCTGGAGATAACGGATACGCACAGGGTCGTTATTTTTATCCGGGACGGGGTTTATGCGGAGCAGGTAAACATCACGAGGCCCAATGTAACCCTAAGGGGGGAGAGCCGGAGGGGAACCCGCATTGCGTTCGATTTACCCCGGCGCGACCCGAAAGCGACTGCGCCTCCGGCTGACTTAAGGGGTGTGCTGAATGTGTTTGCGGATGGCATTGTGCTGGAGAACCTGACGGTGCAGAATACATACCCTTTTCGGCGCCATACCTTTACGCTTTATGGGCGCGGCTCCTTCATCCTGACAACCAATTGCGATTTCATAGCGGAAGGAAATGATACGGTGGCGCTCTGGGCAAGGGGCGGAGGCTTGTATTACCATGCCAACTGCCATTTTCAGGGGAACATTGATTACCTCTGCCCCAGGGGATGGTGCTATGTCACCAATTCCTCCTTTTTTGAGGTAGATACCCGGGCAGCCCTCTGGCATGACGGGGGAAAGGACCCCCGTAAAAAACTGGTCATAAAAAACTCGACCTTCGATGGGGCGAAAGAGTATGCCCTGGGCCGTTACCCGCGCGACTCTCAGTTTTACCTGATAGGGTGCCAGTTTTCGGAAACCACAAAAGACGTACTGGATACCAACGCCCCGGCTATACCAACAGATGATTTCAGATGGGGGAGGCGCGTCTTCTTCTACAACTGCCACCGCGCTGGGGGAGATGCTGCCTGGCATGCAGACAACCTGGGTGCCGCAGCCGGCTCCCCGAAACCAAGCGACATAACCGCCTCCTGGACCTTTGAAAACCGCTGGGACCCGGAACGCACAGATGCTCCCCAAGTGACGGAGGTTCGCATAGGTTCTAGGGAACGGGTAGTGGAGGTGATATTTTCTGAGCCGGTAACCGTACGCGGATTGCCTGTGCTGAGGACAAGTCAGGGGAAAGCCTTGCCATGGACGGAAGTGAATGGAACGAATACTGTTACCTTTGCGCTGCTGGATAAAGATGACGCGCCGGCTGCATTGGAATTAGGGCAGGGAATGATTTTTGCCTCATTGGCTACCACACAACTGCGGAAGGCGGACATACGATTGCCGCTTCCTATGAAAAACAAACGCAGAAGTTTTAGAAAAGGAGGGCGGTAA
- a CDS encoding bile acid:sodium symporter family protein, giving the protein MLLLIGMLLDMPSLWQPAFVGTAVAFAIGLGALPALKGYQYTAWIIAAVVAGMVYPTQLLYWGEFDLRNTWLILLVVQMVMFGMGIQMSLRDFTGLATTGRGVLIGLLCQFSIMPFMGFMLTKFFGFDDEIAAGIILIGSCSSGLASNVMVYIARANLVLSVAVTAMATLLAPFITPFMMKLLAGTLVEIKFINMMLEIIKIVLVPIGAALLHDYLKKASPEGRRAVNFIALFCLSWLLALALGGWNWLDNTLSPAGLKAAEIFSFMTGAAVVGVFYHSLATRFHKLDGFMPYVSMFGIVYFTTVTTAAGRDNLLQVGFLLFLAAAIHNTAGYVLGYWFSRLLGLDKNSARSMAFEVGLQNGGMASGLAGTMGKLGTVGLAAAVFSPWMNISGSILANYWRRHPLFKETEIEQEEKMEEIAQEPAIPSAEKKVV; this is encoded by the coding sequence ATGCTACTGCTGATTGGTATGCTGCTTGACATGCCTTCATTGTGGCAGCCAGCTTTTGTAGGAACGGCAGTTGCTTTTGCCATTGGCCTGGGGGCACTTCCGGCTCTCAAAGGGTATCAATATACTGCCTGGATTATAGCCGCGGTGGTTGCCGGTATGGTATACCCTACCCAGTTGCTCTACTGGGGAGAATTCGACCTCCGTAATACATGGCTGATTCTGCTGGTGGTGCAGATGGTAATGTTTGGAATGGGCATACAAATGAGCCTGCGCGATTTTACGGGACTGGCTACTACGGGCCGCGGTGTTCTTATAGGCCTGCTGTGTCAATTTTCTATCATGCCGTTCATGGGCTTTATGTTAACCAAGTTCTTCGGTTTTGATGATGAAATAGCGGCAGGCATCATCCTGATTGGTTCCTGTTCCAGTGGGCTGGCCTCTAATGTGATGGTTTACATTGCCCGCGCTAACCTGGTCTTGTCGGTTGCTGTAACCGCCATGGCTACGCTACTGGCCCCGTTCATTACACCGTTCATGATGAAGCTTTTGGCGGGAACGCTGGTAGAGATCAAATTCATCAACATGATGCTGGAGATTATCAAGATTGTGCTGGTCCCAATTGGTGCAGCCCTGTTGCACGACTACCTGAAAAAAGCAAGCCCTGAAGGCAGAAGAGCCGTTAATTTTATCGCCCTGTTTTGCCTAAGCTGGTTGCTGGCGTTGGCGTTGGGTGGGTGGAATTGGCTGGATAACACTTTGAGTCCTGCAGGTTTAAAAGCGGCAGAAATCTTTAGCTTTATGACTGGTGCTGCAGTGGTGGGAGTGTTTTACCACAGCCTTGCCACTCGTTTTCACAAGCTGGACGGGTTTATGCCTTATGTTTCCATGTTCGGGATAGTATATTTTACCACCGTTACAACTGCCGCCGGGCGTGACAACCTGTTGCAAGTGGGCTTCCTGCTGTTTCTAGCCGCCGCTATACATAATACGGCGGGGTATGTGCTCGGCTACTGGTTTAGTCGCTTGCTGGGACTGGATAAAAATTCTGCCCGTTCCATGGCGTTTGAAGTAGGCTTACAGAATGGTGGAATGGCATCTGGGCTAGCCGGGACAATGGGCAAACTGGGAACAGTAGGGTTGGCGGCAGCCGTTTTCAGCCCTTGGATGAATATTTCCGGCTCTATACTGGCAAATTACTGGCGGCGACACCCGCTATTTAAGGAAACAGAAATTGAACAGGAGGAGAAAATGGAAGAGATTGCACAAGAACCAGCGATACCCTCTGCTGAAAAGAAAGTTGTTTGA